Below is a window of Terriglobia bacterium DNA.
TTTGCGCGCGGTCGTGCAGCACCCGGAGGTTCGGATGCCTCACTTTATACTGCCCGTCGATCTGGCGAGCCAGGAGTTCCGAGTCTGTAATAATTTTAAGCCGCCGGTGGTTATGCTCCAATGCGTATTCGAGGGCCGCCAGCAGCCCCTCGTATTCCGCGACATTGTTGGTGGCGTGGCCCAGATATCTGGAAAACGAGGCGAGTTGGGTCCCGTCCTGCGAGGTGACCACGACGGCGTATGCCGCCGGGCCCGGATTTCCCCGCGAACCGCCATCAATGTGCGCAATGATTGGTTTGGTGTCGCTTGATGGGTTTGGCATGTGTCCGGATTCTTTTGCCGCGAGACCGCCGCGCGGCGCAGCAGCGTGTGGTGAAAAAACGCTAGCCGGGGAGGCGGGTTAATTTGGCGCTGCCGCCTGTGCTCCGTCAGCCTCCGCCCCAGTCGGGAGCCGCTCGACGGAATAAAGGATGCGCGCGCAGTTTTCGCACTCATAAAGGCCTTCGCCCGCCCGGACGTCATAATAGAGTTGCGGCCGAAGCAGCACATTGCATCCCATGCATTTCCCATCTCGAACTTCCGCCAGCGCCATGCCGCCCCGCCCCTTCCGGACGCGCTCGTAGTGGACCAGAATGTCCCCGCCGAGTTTTGCCGCGAGTTCCTGCCGCTCCCGGAGCAGTCCCTCCCGCTCCTGTTTGCAGGCCGTTGCCTCAGCCTCCAGCCGGGCTTTCTCCTGGGCCCCGCGCGCTTTCTCTGAGTCCAGCCGGCCCTCTGCTTCCTTCACCAGCTTCTGGAGCTCTTCAGATTCGATCATCTTCTCCAGGATGCGGTCTTCAATAGCGCGAATGTTGGCCTCTTCACCTTCAATTTCCTTCAGCATCGCCCGGTACTGCTCATTGGTCTTCACCTGGTAAAGCTGGTCTTTATGCTTGGAAATCTTCTGGCGAATCATCTGGATTTCGCCTTCCATATCCCGGCGCTCTTTCTGGTTCGCGCTCAGGTGCTGCTGGCGTTCCTCGTGAGCGTAGATAAAATCGTTTAGTTCCTTTTCTATGGCCTGAATTTTGCTGGGGAAGGTCTCAATTTGGGAAGAAAGATCGGCGACTTGCCGATCTACTCGCTGTAAATCGATCAGTGTTTTTAGATCGGAGTACACTTCTTCTCCTGCGCTATGATTAGCAATTCCGTCATCGCATCAGTCCGGGCCAGGCGACCCACCATTTCTAACAAGTTCACGATTGACTCCCATTTTGGCACATTAAGATGCAGCCATCAAGACGTAGGACGCATACCACCCTGAAGTGCGGCGCTGCATGTGCTGGAACTTCTGACGGCGTGTATTAGGGCCTGGCCACTGTCACCGCGCCTTCGGCGGCGGAGGAGACCAGAGCGGCATACTTGGCAAAAACGCCCGACGTGTAGTGCGGCGCGGGTTTTTTCCAGTCTTCCAGGCGTTTCGCGATTTCTTCCGTGGAGAGTTCAACAGCAAGCCTCCGCGCATTGACGTCAAACACCACGATGTCGCCGTTTTTCAGGGCGGCAATCGGGCCGCGCCGTGCCGCCTCCGGGGCCACGTGCCCCACCATCAGCCCGCGGGTCGCGCCGCTGAAGCGGCCGTCGGTGAGCAACGCCACGGATTCGCCCAATCCTTCGCCCACCAGCGCTGCGGTCACCCCAAGCATTTCGCGCATGCCGGGCCCGCCGCTCGGACCTTCGTAGCGGATCACCACAACCTCTCCCGCCTTGATGCTCTTGCTGGTGACGGCCTTCATGGCTTCTTCTTCGCTATTGAAGACGCGCGCCGGACCGCGAAACTGCTGCGGCTCGTGCCCGGAAATCTTCACCACGCAGCCATCCGGCGCCAGATTGCCTTTCAGGATCACCAGACCACCGGTTTGCTTGCGGGCGTTCTCGACTGACCGGATGACGTCCTGGCCGGGTGTTTCCTTCACCGCGCGAGCTTCCTCGCCGATTGTCTTTCCGCTCGGGGTCAACTGGTCTTCGTGCAGCAGGCCCGGCTTCCCCTCGATGAGTTTTTTCGCAATAACGGGAATACCGCCAGCTTTGTGAACATCCACGGCCACATACTTGCCCGCGGGCTTCAGATCAGCGATCAGTGGAGTTCGCGCGCTGATGGCGTCAAAGTCGTCTATGGTCAGCGCCACGCCCGCTTCGCGCGCCATAGCCAGCAGGTGCAGCACTGAATTCGTGGACCCGCCCGTTGCGGCTACGCTGATGATGGCGTTTTCAAATGCCTTGCGCGTCAGAAGATCGCGCGGACGCACGCCGCGCTTGAAGACCTCCATCACCAACTGACCCGCCTTGAAGGCGGCCGCATCCTTGGCGGGGTCCATGGCTGGAATGCCGTTTGCCCCCATGGGAGAGAGGCCGATGAATTCCATCACCGTTGACATGGTGTTGGCGGTGAACTGGCCGCCGCAGGCGCCCGCCGCGGGACACGCAGCGTTTTCAAGTTCCTTCAGCTCAGCGTCGGACATTTTGCCGGCTGCATTCGCTCCTACGGCCTCATAAACATCCTGGATGGTGACGTCGCGATCCTGGAAGCGCCCTGCGGCGATGGAACCTCCGTAGAGCAGTAAGCTCGGGACGTTCAGCCGCAGCAGCGCCATGGCGCCCGCGGGAATCGTCTTGTCACAGCCTACCAGCGCGAACATGGCGTCAAACATGTGCCCGCGCCCCACCAGTTCGATGGAATCAGCAATCACTTCGCGGCTGACAAGCGATGCCTTCATGCCTTCCGTGCCCATGGTGACTCCGTCGGAAATGGCGATGGTGTTGAACTCCATGGGAGTGCCACCAGCCGCCCGAATACCCTCTTTCACCTTGGCCGCCAGCCGCCGCAGGTGATAGTTGCAGGGCATGGTTTCAATCCAGGTGTTGGCGACGCCCACGATGGGTCGGGCCAGATCTTCGTCCGTAAACCCGATGGCCTTCAGCATCGAGCGCGCGCCGGCGCGGTCACGCCCTTCCAGGATCGCGCGGCTGGGGAGTTGAGGATCGACTGGCATGAAGGCCTCCAGAAACTCGACTTGATTCAAGGCTGAACCTGTGATCATCGCAGATTCCATTTTGAAGAGCAAGTT
It encodes the following:
- a CDS encoding ribonuclease HI family protein; translated protein: MPNPSSDTKPIIAHIDGGSRGNPGPAAYAVVVTSQDGTQLASFSRYLGHATNNVAEYEGLLAALEYALEHNHRRLKIITDSELLARQIDGQYKVRHPNLRVLHDRAQKLIAQIEAFRIESVRREHNREADRLANEAMDAALKHKRPALAPAAAPQILRATATYHQGVLDLDGSVPLGEGERVDLKIERRKD
- a CDS encoding C4-type zinc ribbon domain-containing protein, with the protein product MYSDLKTLIDLQRVDRQVADLSSQIETFPSKIQAIEKELNDFIYAHEERQQHLSANQKERRDMEGEIQMIRQKISKHKDQLYQVKTNEQYRAMLKEIEGEEANIRAIEDRILEKMIESEELQKLVKEAEGRLDSEKARGAQEKARLEAEATACKQEREGLLRERQELAAKLGGDILVHYERVRKGRGGMALAEVRDGKCMGCNVLLRPQLYYDVRAGEGLYECENCARILYSVERLPTGAEADGAQAAAPN
- the ilvD gene encoding dihydroxy-acid dehydratase, whose protein sequence is MPVDPQLPSRAILEGRDRAGARSMLKAIGFTDEDLARPIVGVANTWIETMPCNYHLRRLAAKVKEGIRAAGGTPMEFNTIAISDGVTMGTEGMKASLVSREVIADSIELVGRGHMFDAMFALVGCDKTIPAGAMALLRLNVPSLLLYGGSIAAGRFQDRDVTIQDVYEAVGANAAGKMSDAELKELENAACPAAGACGGQFTANTMSTVMEFIGLSPMGANGIPAMDPAKDAAAFKAGQLVMEVFKRGVRPRDLLTRKAFENAIISVAATGGSTNSVLHLLAMAREAGVALTIDDFDAISARTPLIADLKPAGKYVAVDVHKAGGIPVIAKKLIEGKPGLLHEDQLTPSGKTIGEEARAVKETPGQDVIRSVENARKQTGGLVILKGNLAPDGCVVKISGHEPQQFRGPARVFNSEEEAMKAVTSKSIKAGEVVVIRYEGPSGGPGMREMLGVTAALVGEGLGESVALLTDGRFSGATRGLMVGHVAPEAARRGPIAALKNGDIVVFDVNARRLAVELSTEEIAKRLEDWKKPAPHYTSGVFAKYAALVSSAAEGAVTVARP